A window of Alphaproteobacteria bacterium genomic DNA:
CTGTCTTCGGGCCGCGCCGCTCCAGCGGCGCTCTTTTCACGACTCGCGACGACGCCACGCGCTGCTCCATCGCCACGCGTCGGCCGTCGTCACCAAGCCGGCCTGAACAGGATTGCTCTCGATGTACTGCATCGCCACTATGAAGTGCGCATCGTCTCGAACGTAGCGGTCGAAATAGTCCACCTGCCAGAATGGCTCCGTACGTCCAAGATGCCGATTGGCCATTCGGGCCGAGTATTGTTTCCAGGACGCCACGATGTCTCCGAGCCGGTATCGTTCGCCAATCTCAGCCATGACATGGACATGGTTCGGCATGACGCACCACGCAATCAGGCGATAGCGATCGCCGTCGAAGTGCAGCAACGCCTCCTCGACCAGACCGGCGACCAGAGGATCGTTCAGCCAACAGGCACCGTGGCCGGCATCGAGAACCGCGTCCCACCGCGCGTCATCCTCCCCGCGATCCCGCAGCTCCAGCGCGACCGCACGAGGCAAGCTATCCGCCAGCCTGAAGGTCACGGTCTGGACGAGTTGCGGCGAGTCCAAATGTGGCAGATAGCCCCGTGAATGCCAGCCCTTGGGCTCCTTCATCCACTGTGCCCTTTGAGAGATGCGCCGCTGGAGCGGCGCGGCCCGAAGACTATATAAGCTCCATGCCCGTCGATCCCACACCTTCCGATCCGCGCTCGTGGTTGTTCACGACGCCGCAGGGGCTCTATTGCGCGCCCGGTGACTTTCACATCGATCCGGCCCGGGCGGTGAAGCGCGCGGTGGTGACGCATGGTCATGGCGATCATGCGCGGTCGGGCCACGGCGCGACGCTGGCGACACGCGAGACGATCGAGATCATGAAGGTGCGCTTCGGCGAGGAGCTGGGCGTCACCCAGAGCCTGCGCTACGGCGAGACGGCGCGGATTGGCGACGTCGACGTGCGGCTGGTGCCGGCCGGGCACATTCTCGGCAGCGCGCAGATCGTGCTCGAGTGGCAGGGCTCGCGCATCGTCGTGTCAGGGGACTTCAAGCGGCGGCGCGATCCCACCTGCTCCGCCTTCGAGCCGGTGACGTGCGACGTGTTCATCACCGAGGCGACCTTCGCACTGCCGGTGTTCCGGCATCCGCCCGACAGCCACGAGATCGGCCGGTTGCTGCAGTCGATCAAGACCTTTCCTGAGCGGTGCCATCTCGTCGGTGTCTACGCGCTCGGCAAATGCCAGCGTGTGATCCGGCTGCTGCGCGAGGCCGGCTACGACAAGCGGGTCTGGCTGCATGGCGCGCTGGTCTCGTTGTGTGACCTCTACACGCGCGAGGGCGTGGGTCTCGGCGACATCGCGGCGGTCGGCGAGATGGGCCGCAACCCCAGGGACGATCTGTTCGGCCGCGATGCGTTCAAGGGTGCCATCGTGCTCTGCCCGCCCGGCGCACTCAGCGATCGGTGGTCCAGGCGCTTTCCTGATCCCCTGCCGGTCGCCGCGTCAGGCTGGATGCGCGTGCGCGCCCGGGCACGGCAGCACGGCGCGGAGCTGCCGCTGGTGATCTCCGACCATGCCGACTGGGACGAACTCTGCCGCACCATTCGCGACGTGCAGGCGCCCAGGCTCTGGGTGACGCATGGCCGCGAGGACGCGCTGGTGCACCAGGCGCGCAGCATGGGCATTGAAGCCGACGCACTGCACGTCGCAGGCCGCGAAGAGGAAGGCGCGTAGGCCACATGCAGCGCTTCGCCGAGCTGCTTGATTCGCTGGCCTTCCAGCCGGCGCGCAACGCCAAGCTGCGGCTGATCACGACCTATCTCGCCGCGACACCCGATCCGGACCGCGGCTATGCGCTGGCGGCGCTGACCGGCACGCTCGACCTGCCCAACGCCAAGCCGGCGCTGCTGCGCGAGTTCGGCGTGCAGCGCCTGGGCGAGACGCTGTTCACGCTGTCCTACGACTATGTCGGCGACCTCGCCGAGACGCTGTCGCTGGTCTGGGACGCCAACGTCAAACCGGACGCCGAGGCGAGCGGGCCGCAGACTGGCCACAACCGCCCGCCACCGTCGCTGGGCGAGATCGTCGACAGATTGCGTCTGACATCGAAGCGCGAGACACCGCCGCTGATCGAGTCCTGGCTCGACGAGCTGGACGCCACCGGCCGCTGGGCGCTGATCAAGCTGGTGACCGGTGCGCTGAGAGTCGGCGTCTCGGCGCGGCTGGCCAAGCAGGCGGCCGCCGATCTCGGCGGTGTGAGCGTCGACGACGTCGAGGAGGTCTGGCACGCGCTGAAGCCGCCCTATACATCGCTGTTCGACTGGCTGACGAAAGGCGCGCCGCGCCCGGCGGTGGCGGCGACGACGGCGGTCTTCCGGCCGCTGATGCTGGCCAATCCGCTCGAGGAGAGCGAGCTGGCCAGTCTCGATCCGCTGGCCTATCGCGCCGAGTGGAAATGGGACGGCATCCGCGTGCAGCTGGCGGCCGGCGGCGAGCGGCGGCGCATCTTCACGCGCGGCGGCGACGATGCGACCTCGGCCTTCCCGGACATTCTGGAAGCGATGGATTTCGACGCGGTGCTCGACGGCGAGCTCCTGGTGGCCCATCCCGGCATCGGCGATGCCGGCCCGACCATCGCGCCGTTCAACGATCTGCAGCAGCGGCTCAACCGCAAGACCATCACGCCCAAGATGCTGCGCGACCATCCCGCACACATCCGCCTGTACGACGCGCTGTTCCTCGGCGGCGAGGACCTGCGAGCGCGCTCCTTCGACGAGCGCCGCGCGCGGCTGGAGGCGTGGTTCGACGACAAGCCGCGCGGACCTTTCGACCTCTCTCCGCTGATCCGTTTCACCACCTGGGACGAGCTCGTCGAGCTGCGCGCCGGCGCGCGCGCCGCCGAGATCGAGGGCCTGATGCTCAAGCGCGCCGACAGCGCCTATGTCGCGGGCCGACCCAAGGGTCCGTGGTTCAAGTGGAAGCGCGCGGCGCTGACCGCCGATTGCGTGCTGATGTACGCCCAGCGCGGCCACGGCAAGCGTTCGTCGTACTACTCCGACTATACGTTTGGCTGCTGGCGCGACGAGGAGCTGGTGCCCGTGGGCAAGGCCTATTCCGGCTTCACCGACGAGGAGCTGCTGCGGCTCGACAAGTGGGTGCGCGACCACACCACCAACCGCTTCGGCCCGGTGCGCGAGGTCGAGCCCGGTCTGGTGCTGGAGATCGCCTTCGACGCCGTCCAGCGTTCGAGCCGGCACAAATCGGGCATCGCCATGCGGTTCCCACGGGTGCACCGCATCCGCTGGGACAAGCCATTCGCCGAGGCCGACAGGCTGGACGCGTTGACGCGACTGTTGCCCGCGATGTCATAGTAGATCGACGACGGGCTCGGAACGCCGCAACTTCGCGGCGTCC
This region includes:
- a CDS encoding cisplatin damage response ATP-dependent DNA ligase; protein product: MQRFAELLDSLAFQPARNAKLRLITTYLAATPDPDRGYALAALTGTLDLPNAKPALLREFGVQRLGETLFTLSYDYVGDLAETLSLVWDANVKPDAEASGPQTGHNRPPPSLGEIVDRLRLTSKRETPPLIESWLDELDATGRWALIKLVTGALRVGVSARLAKQAAADLGGVSVDDVEEVWHALKPPYTSLFDWLTKGAPRPAVAATTAVFRPLMLANPLEESELASLDPLAYRAEWKWDGIRVQLAAGGERRRIFTRGGDDATSAFPDILEAMDFDAVLDGELLVAHPGIGDAGPTIAPFNDLQQRLNRKTITPKMLRDHPAHIRLYDALFLGGEDLRARSFDERRARLEAWFDDKPRGPFDLSPLIRFTTWDELVELRAGARAAEIEGLMLKRADSAYVAGRPKGPWFKWKRAALTADCVLMYAQRGHGKRSSYYSDYTFGCWRDEELVPVGKAYSGFTDEELLRLDKWVRDHTTNRFGPVREVEPGLVLEIAFDAVQRSSRHKSGIAMRFPRVHRIRWDKPFAEADRLDALTRLLPAMS
- a CDS encoding ligase-associated DNA damage response exonuclease — translated: MPVDPTPSDPRSWLFTTPQGLYCAPGDFHIDPARAVKRAVVTHGHGDHARSGHGATLATRETIEIMKVRFGEELGVTQSLRYGETARIGDVDVRLVPAGHILGSAQIVLEWQGSRIVVSGDFKRRRDPTCSAFEPVTCDVFITEATFALPVFRHPPDSHEIGRLLQSIKTFPERCHLVGVYALGKCQRVIRLLREAGYDKRVWLHGALVSLCDLYTREGVGLGDIAAVGEMGRNPRDDLFGRDAFKGAIVLCPPGALSDRWSRRFPDPLPVAASGWMRVRARARQHGAELPLVISDHADWDELCRTIRDVQAPRLWVTHGREDALVHQARSMGIEADALHVAGREEEGA
- a CDS encoding transposase; the encoded protein is MKEPKGWHSRGYLPHLDSPQLVQTVTFRLADSLPRAVALELRDRGEDDARWDAVLDAGHGACWLNDPLVAGLVEEALLHFDGDRYRLIAWCVMPNHVHVMAEIGERYRLGDIVASWKQYSARMANRHLGRTEPFWQVDYFDRYVRDDAHFIVAMQYIESNPVQAGLVTTADAWRWSSAWRRRES